Below is a window of Coriobacteriia bacterium DNA.
GACCCCACTTGGCCGCTCAACCCGACTTGGACGACATCTGCGTCAGCCGGATGCGCTCGCTGTCCGCCACGTGCGGCTCCCGTTCGATCGACGACACTCCATCATCGAGAAGCACGAGACAGTATATAAGAGATGCTTATGCGATGTGGAGACCGGCGGGCCGCGGGACCGAGGAGGAGCGCCGCCGGGGAGGACGGCCGTGCCCGGCCGTCCGGGGGACGACGACGCCGGCGCGCGCCGCCGAAGGACGACCTCACGCCGCGCTGCCGGCCCCTCCGCCGTCTCGGAACGCCGTGACAGCGGCGTCCTCAGGATACGGCTCACAGGGCAGGCTGAAGAGGAACCCCTGCCCGAACTCGACGCCGAGCTCCCGCAGTTTCGCCAGTTCCTCTTCCGTCTCGATGCCCTCCGCGACCACATGCACGCCCACGCGGTCGCAGAAGGCGGCGAGGCTGGCGACGAGGCTCTCGCGCATCTCGTCGCCGTCGATGCCTCTCACGAGCGACATGTCGATCTTGAGCCATTCGGGCCGCACCTCCGCTAGGCACTGCAGCGAGCCGTAGCCCGCTCCCCCGTCGTCCACCGCCACCGGGAAGCCGATGGCGCGCAGGTACTCGAGCGTGGCGCGGAACGCGCGGAAGTCGTCGATCGCGCAGCGCTCCGTGATCTCGAGCACGACCCGCTCCGGCGTCATCCCCACGTCGGCGAGCAGCGTCGAGAAGACCATCTCGCGCAGCTCGGGGTCGGAGACCGCCTCCGGCTCGATGTTGAGGAACAGCAGGCGCTCCTCGGGGAGCCGGCGGGCGGTCTCGAGCGACTTCTTGCGGCACAGGCGTTCGAGCTTGAAGACGAGGTCGGCGTCGTAGGCCACGCCGAACAGCTTGTCAGGCCGCTCGAACTCGCCGCCCTCGGGTCCTCGGGAGAGCGCCTCGTAGCCGATGACCGACAGGTCGTCCAGGCGCACGACGGGGTGGACGAGCGTC
It encodes the following:
- a CDS encoding EAL domain-containing protein → MSERPGQTDHLLQSWIDLGEAVERHSEIRRLLFDPVTGLPTTPLLFPRIQVLLEERGEVSLLCLNVVRYSKIEEIYGWEVFDDVMRETAQALESITGVDLRDSDIIAELMISGNSFVVVLSPPRNTLHAADEALEALCARVESRIREILGERLEPALYRKFGCYVGASKILRDHSVRLERLVHDGLERALAASARREADDGQRRVEALRDIIAAEEVRTLVHPVVRLDDLSVIGYEALSRGPEGGEFERPDKLFGVAYDADLVFKLERLCRKKSLETARRLPEERLLFLNIEPEAVSDPELREMVFSTLLADVGMTPERVVLEITERCAIDDFRAFRATLEYLRAIGFPVAVDDGGAGYGSLQCLAEVRPEWLKIDMSLVRGIDGDEMRESLVASLAAFCDRVGVHVVAEGIETEEELAKLRELGVEFGQGFLFSLPCEPYPEDAAVTAFRDGGGAGSAA